One stretch of Calonectris borealis chromosome 5, bCalBor7.hap1.2, whole genome shotgun sequence DNA includes these proteins:
- the TRMT5 gene encoding tRNA (guanine(37)-N(1))-methyltransferase isoform X3, with protein sequence MPKKNTGMLWPLDEVFLLCSRREECNGTLWRFGYSARLLKTNHFRTAASNTSFPAVWMLLAQYSGRIPGLFVVVKKKNTFFTMPETVEDKANLELYSPHPEVRGMTLLNREAFKRTVVVPVLKVKKEIVNTLLKSLKHTVLQRPGLKRVVEHPEDEDSRLVILDPHKIPEFSLGESEQEVLKQLNVRPEVSKYNLELTYENFKLEEILRAVLPEGQEVTSGFSRVGHIAHLNLRDHQLPYRHLIGQVIIDKNPGITCVVNKTNIIDSTYRNFQMEVLAGESKLVTKVKENNIAYELDFSKVYWNPRLSTEHGRIIELLKPGDVLFDVFAGIGPFAIPAAKKKCHVFANDLNPESYNWLLHNCKLNKVDNKIKVFNMDGRDFLLGPVREELSKELPLLKEEQKTSFHIVMNLPALAIEFLDVFRHLLVGEPCSTASLPTVHCYSFSKHDDPAKDVQERAEASLGTSLDGRCSTYLVRNVAPNKEMLCISFQIPADVLYKRPCPGEATPASKRLCTSKDFSEEKLLS encoded by the exons ATGCCTAAGAAAAACACTGGGATGCTCTGGCCTCTGGATGAAGTCTTTCTCCTCTGTAGCAGACGTGAAGAatgtaat GG GACTTTATGGAGATTTGGATACTCTGCCAGACTACTGAAAACTAATCATTTTAGGACAGCTGCATCAAATACATCATTTCCAGCAGTTTGGATGCTATTGGCGCAATATTCTGGCAGAATACCTGGGCTTTTtgtagtagtaaaaaaaaaaaatacgttTTTTACAATGCCTGAAACTGTGGAGGATAAAGCTAATCTAGAACTGTATTCACCGCATCCGGAAGTGCGTGGGATGACACTACTCAACAGAGAAGCTTTTAAAAGGACAGTTGTTGTTCCAGTTCTTAAAGTCAAGAAAGAAATTGTAAATACTTTGCTAAAGTCCCTAAAACATACGGTACTCCAGCGTCCTGGTCTAAAGCGAGTGGTTGAGCATCCTGAAGATGAGGACAGTAGACTTGTTATTTTGGATCCTCATAAAATACCAGAATTCTCATTGGGAGAATCGGAGCAAGAGGTATTAAAACAGCTTAACGTTCGTCCTGAGGTGTCCAAGTATAACTTAGAGCTGACTTATGAGAATTTCAAGTTGGAGGAGATCCTACGAGCAGTCCTTCCTGAAGGTCAAGAAGTCACCTCTGGATTTAGCCGTGTTGGTCACATAGCTCATTTGAATCTTAGAGATCATCAGCTACCATACAGACATTTGATTG GCCAGGTTATAATTGACAAGAATCCGGGAATCACCTGTGTAGTGAATAAAACCAATATTATTGACAGCACATACAGAAATTTCCAAATGGAAGTGCTCGCTGGAGAGAGCAAACTAGTAACCAAg gtcaaagaaaataatattgcGTATGAATTGGACTTTTCTAAAGTCTACTGGAACCCACGTCTTTCCACAGAACACGGCCGTATCATTGAGCTTTTGAAGCCCGGTGATGTTCTTTTTGATGTCTTTGCTGGGATTGGACCTTTTGCTAttccagcagcaaagaaaaagtgCCACGTATTTGCAAACGATCTCAATCCCGAATCCTACAACTGGCTCCTGCACAACTGCAAACTAAACAAAGTAGACAACAAAATAAAAGTGTTCAACATGGATGGCAGGGACTTCCTCCTGGGGCCAGTAAGAGAAGAACTAAGTAAAGAGCTCCCACTTctgaaagaagaacagaaaacctCTTTTCATATAGTCATGAATTTGCCAGCTTTGGCTATTGAATTTCTAGATGTTTTCAGGCATCTCTTAGTCGGAGAGCCATGCAGCACTGCCAGCCTTCCCACGGTGCACTGCTACAGTTTCTCCAAACATGACGACCCCGCCAAAGATGTTCAAGAACGAGCTGAAGCTTCGCTGGGAACCTCCTTAGATGGACGCTGTTCTACCTACCTGGTTAGAAACGTTGCACCGAATAAGGAGATGCTGTGCATTAGTTTCCAGATTCCAGCGGACGTGCTGTACAAGAGGCCCTGCCCTGGTGAAG CAACACCAGCCTCTAAACGTCTGTGTACcagcaaagatttttctgaagaaaagttaCTGAGCTGA
- the TRMT5 gene encoding tRNA (guanine(37)-N(1))-methyltransferase isoform X2 produces MTLWRFGYSARLLKTNHFRTAASNTSFPAVWMLLAQYSGRIPGLFVVVKKKNTFFTMPETVEDKANLELYSPHPEVRGMTLLNREAFKRTVVVPVLKVKKEIVNTLLKSLKHTVLQRPGLKRVVEHPEDEDSRLVILDPHKIPEFSLGESEQEVLKQLNVRPEVSKYNLELTYENFKLEEILRAVLPEGQEVTSGFSRVGHIAHLNLRDHQLPYRHLIGQVIIDKNPGITCVVNKTNIIDSTYRNFQMEVLAGESKLVTKVKENNIAYELDFSKVYWNPRLSTEHGRIIELLKPGDVLFDVFAGIGPFAIPAAKKKCHVFANDLNPESYNWLLHNCKLNKVDNKIKVFNMDGRDFLLGPVREELSKELPLLKEEQKTSFHIVMNLPALAIEFLDVFRHLLVGEPCSTASLPTVHCYSFSKHDDPAKDVQERAEASLGTSLDGRCSTYLVRNVAPNKEMLCISFQIPADVLYKRPCPGEATPASKRLCTSKDFSEEKLLS; encoded by the exons at GACTTTATGGAGATTTGGATACTCTGCCAGACTACTGAAAACTAATCATTTTAGGACAGCTGCATCAAATACATCATTTCCAGCAGTTTGGATGCTATTGGCGCAATATTCTGGCAGAATACCTGGGCTTTTtgtagtagtaaaaaaaaaaaatacgttTTTTACAATGCCTGAAACTGTGGAGGATAAAGCTAATCTAGAACTGTATTCACCGCATCCGGAAGTGCGTGGGATGACACTACTCAACAGAGAAGCTTTTAAAAGGACAGTTGTTGTTCCAGTTCTTAAAGTCAAGAAAGAAATTGTAAATACTTTGCTAAAGTCCCTAAAACATACGGTACTCCAGCGTCCTGGTCTAAAGCGAGTGGTTGAGCATCCTGAAGATGAGGACAGTAGACTTGTTATTTTGGATCCTCATAAAATACCAGAATTCTCATTGGGAGAATCGGAGCAAGAGGTATTAAAACAGCTTAACGTTCGTCCTGAGGTGTCCAAGTATAACTTAGAGCTGACTTATGAGAATTTCAAGTTGGAGGAGATCCTACGAGCAGTCCTTCCTGAAGGTCAAGAAGTCACCTCTGGATTTAGCCGTGTTGGTCACATAGCTCATTTGAATCTTAGAGATCATCAGCTACCATACAGACATTTGATTG GCCAGGTTATAATTGACAAGAATCCGGGAATCACCTGTGTAGTGAATAAAACCAATATTATTGACAGCACATACAGAAATTTCCAAATGGAAGTGCTCGCTGGAGAGAGCAAACTAGTAACCAAg gtcaaagaaaataatattgcGTATGAATTGGACTTTTCTAAAGTCTACTGGAACCCACGTCTTTCCACAGAACACGGCCGTATCATTGAGCTTTTGAAGCCCGGTGATGTTCTTTTTGATGTCTTTGCTGGGATTGGACCTTTTGCTAttccagcagcaaagaaaaagtgCCACGTATTTGCAAACGATCTCAATCCCGAATCCTACAACTGGCTCCTGCACAACTGCAAACTAAACAAAGTAGACAACAAAATAAAAGTGTTCAACATGGATGGCAGGGACTTCCTCCTGGGGCCAGTAAGAGAAGAACTAAGTAAAGAGCTCCCACTTctgaaagaagaacagaaaacctCTTTTCATATAGTCATGAATTTGCCAGCTTTGGCTATTGAATTTCTAGATGTTTTCAGGCATCTCTTAGTCGGAGAGCCATGCAGCACTGCCAGCCTTCCCACGGTGCACTGCTACAGTTTCTCCAAACATGACGACCCCGCCAAAGATGTTCAAGAACGAGCTGAAGCTTCGCTGGGAACCTCCTTAGATGGACGCTGTTCTACCTACCTGGTTAGAAACGTTGCACCGAATAAGGAGATGCTGTGCATTAGTTTCCAGATTCCAGCGGACGTGCTGTACAAGAGGCCCTGCCCTGGTGAAG CAACACCAGCCTCTAAACGTCTGTGTACcagcaaagatttttctgaagaaaagttaCTGAGCTGA
- the TRMT5 gene encoding tRNA (guanine(37)-N(1))-methyltransferase isoform X1, giving the protein MRTLWRFGYSARLLKTNHFRTAASNTSFPAVWMLLAQYSGRIPGLFVVVKKKNTFFTMPETVEDKANLELYSPHPEVRGMTLLNREAFKRTVVVPVLKVKKEIVNTLLKSLKHTVLQRPGLKRVVEHPEDEDSRLVILDPHKIPEFSLGESEQEVLKQLNVRPEVSKYNLELTYENFKLEEILRAVLPEGQEVTSGFSRVGHIAHLNLRDHQLPYRHLIGQVIIDKNPGITCVVNKTNIIDSTYRNFQMEVLAGESKLVTKVKENNIAYELDFSKVYWNPRLSTEHGRIIELLKPGDVLFDVFAGIGPFAIPAAKKKCHVFANDLNPESYNWLLHNCKLNKVDNKIKVFNMDGRDFLLGPVREELSKELPLLKEEQKTSFHIVMNLPALAIEFLDVFRHLLVGEPCSTASLPTVHCYSFSKHDDPAKDVQERAEASLGTSLDGRCSTYLVRNVAPNKEMLCISFQIPADVLYKRPCPGEATPASKRLCTSKDFSEEKLLS; this is encoded by the exons ATGAG GACTTTATGGAGATTTGGATACTCTGCCAGACTACTGAAAACTAATCATTTTAGGACAGCTGCATCAAATACATCATTTCCAGCAGTTTGGATGCTATTGGCGCAATATTCTGGCAGAATACCTGGGCTTTTtgtagtagtaaaaaaaaaaaatacgttTTTTACAATGCCTGAAACTGTGGAGGATAAAGCTAATCTAGAACTGTATTCACCGCATCCGGAAGTGCGTGGGATGACACTACTCAACAGAGAAGCTTTTAAAAGGACAGTTGTTGTTCCAGTTCTTAAAGTCAAGAAAGAAATTGTAAATACTTTGCTAAAGTCCCTAAAACATACGGTACTCCAGCGTCCTGGTCTAAAGCGAGTGGTTGAGCATCCTGAAGATGAGGACAGTAGACTTGTTATTTTGGATCCTCATAAAATACCAGAATTCTCATTGGGAGAATCGGAGCAAGAGGTATTAAAACAGCTTAACGTTCGTCCTGAGGTGTCCAAGTATAACTTAGAGCTGACTTATGAGAATTTCAAGTTGGAGGAGATCCTACGAGCAGTCCTTCCTGAAGGTCAAGAAGTCACCTCTGGATTTAGCCGTGTTGGTCACATAGCTCATTTGAATCTTAGAGATCATCAGCTACCATACAGACATTTGATTG GCCAGGTTATAATTGACAAGAATCCGGGAATCACCTGTGTAGTGAATAAAACCAATATTATTGACAGCACATACAGAAATTTCCAAATGGAAGTGCTCGCTGGAGAGAGCAAACTAGTAACCAAg gtcaaagaaaataatattgcGTATGAATTGGACTTTTCTAAAGTCTACTGGAACCCACGTCTTTCCACAGAACACGGCCGTATCATTGAGCTTTTGAAGCCCGGTGATGTTCTTTTTGATGTCTTTGCTGGGATTGGACCTTTTGCTAttccagcagcaaagaaaaagtgCCACGTATTTGCAAACGATCTCAATCCCGAATCCTACAACTGGCTCCTGCACAACTGCAAACTAAACAAAGTAGACAACAAAATAAAAGTGTTCAACATGGATGGCAGGGACTTCCTCCTGGGGCCAGTAAGAGAAGAACTAAGTAAAGAGCTCCCACTTctgaaagaagaacagaaaacctCTTTTCATATAGTCATGAATTTGCCAGCTTTGGCTATTGAATTTCTAGATGTTTTCAGGCATCTCTTAGTCGGAGAGCCATGCAGCACTGCCAGCCTTCCCACGGTGCACTGCTACAGTTTCTCCAAACATGACGACCCCGCCAAAGATGTTCAAGAACGAGCTGAAGCTTCGCTGGGAACCTCCTTAGATGGACGCTGTTCTACCTACCTGGTTAGAAACGTTGCACCGAATAAGGAGATGCTGTGCATTAGTTTCCAGATTCCAGCGGACGTGCTGTACAAGAGGCCCTGCCCTGGTGAAG CAACACCAGCCTCTAAACGTCTGTGTACcagcaaagatttttctgaagaaaagttaCTGAGCTGA